The following proteins are co-located in the Plasmodium brasilianum strain Bolivian I chromosome 11, whole genome shotgun sequence genome:
- a CDS encoding hypothetical protein (conserved Plasmodium protein), with product MKISLSFNKKNEGKGNSKGKNGSQRDGRNARDKIDNIFSASDNEGTFDFEHNHNRKMYEEKNKEIEREIKEYINEHENPIKALGKEEEESEDKGEKQTDKDKIQYLGYKGEELTKLYEKKLDLRARKNRHMDIDCIIKSYEGKNYDSTIDKKTEEASQRKSDEYHHKVKYTDRKDRNNKMKKMYEELDYKNKNNKSHRKGREETNISIDEIFSKKEIVENKKSKYMDALINSAKRRALEKEVLIQKKLRIDTSKEEKVFITNAYKKKMVDRELIKKDIEEEQKEGRHNSRKSNYNLNLFLKNINAPSNYNRSNRYSFYENSNLGDF from the coding sequence ATGAAGATCAGTTTAtcttttaacaaaaaaaatgaaggtaAAGGCAATagcaaaggaaaaaatggaagcCAGCGTGATGGCAGAAATGCAAGGGACAAAATAGATAACATCTTTTCTGCTTCGGATAACGAGGGCACGTTTGACTTTGAACATAATCACAACAGAAAAAtgtatgaagaaaaaaataaagaaattgaaagagaaataaaagaatacatTAACGAACATGAAAACCCTATAAAAGCATTAGGAAAGGAAGAAGAGGAGTCTGAAGATAAGGGCGAAAAACAAACTGACAAAGACAAAATTCAATATTTAGGATATAAAGGAGAAGAATTAACAAaactatatgaaaaaaaattagatctACGTGCACGAAAAAATAGACATATGGACATAGACTGCATAATCAAAAGTtatgaaggaaaaaattatgacaGCACGATTGACAAAAAGACGGAGGAAGCAAGTCAAAGAAAAAGTGATGAATATCATCACAAGGTAAAATATACGGATCGTAAAGAtagaaataacaaaatgaagaagatgTATGAAGAACttgattataaaaataaaaataacaagagCCACAGAAAAGGAAGAGAAGAAACAAATATTAGTATAGACGAAATATTCTCAAAAAAGGAGATTgtagaaaataagaaatcgAAATATATGGATGCTTTAATTAATAGCGCAAAAAGAAGAGCATTAGAAAAAGAAGTTTTAATTCAGAAAAAACTTCGTATTGATACatcaaaagaagaaaaagtttttataacaaatgcatataaaaaaaaaatggttgATAgagaattaattaaaaaagatatagaGGAAGAGCAAAAGGAAGGTAGACATAACAGTAGAAAgtcaaattataatttaaatttattcttaaaaaatataaacgcTCCTTCGAATTATAATAGATCGAACAgatattctttttatgaaAACTCAAATTTAGGAGACTTTTGA